AGTTAAGTAATTTCTGTGAATAAAAGAATGAAttttacaacatgaataaagacgATAAAGCAGCTTTTTGTAGAAATGCAAGCAGCAAGCAGAAACCTGAAGTATAAAATTATTTAACACTCTGCTTTTAAACCCAGGATGAAGAAGTAAATCTCATTCAAGTTCTTGACTTCTACCTCTCTTCTACTTATCCAGGGCAAGAAGCAGGGTGAGAAGCTACACTTTCTCACCCATACACCACAAAACTACTTTTCTTAGGCACGGAAACTGAGCAACTACTTGTGGATCTTTTGGTTATCTGGTATTTAAAAagtcaacattttatttatttaatttatttatgtcatttatattccacctttctcactgagactcaaggctaattacacagcatgagattagtacaatcagtggcaagggcatttccataaacaatgtcatagggtaaatgaatacaaatttacaaagacatagcattagcaaggatccaatatggggttgaagaattgctgaaacagaacataatcaattctaggacttacattaaacaacatgaagcacaggtagtatatgggagtatatatttaaagcaacagataatatgtaaggcaacataatggtgaaatctatggtccctaactcattagtgaaacatctgggacccctttcctacaataccgccctcttagcttagaaaaggcctttttgaataattcagttttgcatcgtttgtggaaagccaggagtgtgggggggctctcctgacctcctcaggcaggctgttccatagtgtaggggccaccacagagaaagcccatatacgggctgctgttaattttgcccatggcacctgcaagagaccctgttcagatgagtgaagctgccgtggagggacatagggagggaggcagtcctataggtatgctggaccaaagccatgaagagctttgtatgtaataaccaataccgtgaactgagcatggtaactgattgGTAGCCCATGgtgtgactgtaggatgggagtgatgttcaagctcctgcttgctcctgataatagttgagctgcagcattttgtaccaattggagcctcctagttaacttagatgggagaccaatgtacaatgcattacaatagtcaaactTTGATGTTACCAAATGCAAGGCATGGTTAGCAGTCTAGTAGCAGCACTGGTTCCAGTACAACCCCAAGGCTCTtgaccgagtctgcaagggtcaaacgagctccatcaaaagtggggagtacaatgtttttccagatctctgacttcccaacaagcatcacttcagtcttgtctgggttcaattttaatttgttaatttAAGAAGTTAAAagccaaaaagcagagaaaaatgCAAGGCATGGTTATTATAGAGCTATAATTTGTTTCTCCTGTCAGTTAAGTCACTGAAAAAGCAGCAAAAGCAGGTAACACTTCATTGCCACAGCACTGCCTTTATCATGGTGAGCAATGCCAGGCGGCCGCTACAATGCCAAACAGCAACAGTTCAGTAAATGGATGCACTTCTGCTAGGGGATATATTTGTAGTCAGGGAATCTATTCTGCTAGAATTGTAGTTCCCGGAGCAAATTAAACATATTCCTGATGTAGAAACCATGGTTATCTTGACAGTAATTTCCTGGCAGGAGGCAATGGAGGTGAAGCAATGAGCATGCAACACTAGCTGGAGGTGATGCTGCTACTCCTCTGATTTGTCTGGTTATGAAGTAGGTGGCTGCCTTAACAGGAGGACTTACTGCAGTTATTCCCTCCCCAGCGATAAAGCTGTCAGACTCAGTTTAGATCTTCCCTGTAATCTGCACTCTCTGCTGATATGACCACTTGGGAGGGACAGTTTCAGGGGCAAAAGCATCTGCTTGAttctcaacatctccagttaaaaaaatcaAGTAGTAAGCAATGTGAacaagatcctggagagctgctgaccttgatggaccaatggtctgattcagtagaagacagcttcatgtgaaaTGTGAATCATCTCTCTTTCAAGAATACACAGTTTTCTTCATGTTACAAAACTGTGTCTAGCCAGGTGATCAACACATTTACAACACTGTGCTATAGCTagcggtggggtggggggcaggaaatCTGGGCATGCTCAGAAGGGGTGAACAGCTGTACCTGAAAATGTAGCAACGTAATTAAAAAGAATTCATGATTGTGGTACAATGATCTAGAAGTAGAATCAAGATCCAATTAAGGAAATATTAGATTTTAGCTCTAAAAGAAACTTCTCATACATACCAATTTCTCTATTTCTGATTCAAGGTTTTGTATGCAGTCTAGCTTCCGCTTGCGACAGCGCTGTGCTGCAATTCGATTTTTACTTCGCCTTCTAATATCATGTATACAATCCAGCTGTTCTGGTGTCAATTTGTGCATTTTCAGACATGACTGAAAGTCATTTCTAGAAAGAGAAATTATCTTCTGAGCATCGAATGGCAGCTTTACCTAGAAGAAAAATATAATTTCAGACCATGAAACGACCCATAcattatattgttttaaaaaactgggCCCACATCAACAGTCACAAGTTCAAAACAAAACCTAGCTTGGATGCTAGGACTGTGTGCCTTTCACACTTCTCTCTGGGGGCTGCAGAGGCTGTCCTCCACTGGGGCAGttgcttcctctgctgctagcACTTTTGCCCACGCAAAGATTCCTTGAAAGACACGAGTCCTGCACAAGCAGAAGAGCTAGTGGCAGATGAAGGGAGCACTGTAGCACAGGACAGTCTCTGCAGGGGCTGAAGAGAAGTGCAAGTGAAACAAATGTCATAGAATCCAAGCCCAGTAGCCCTAGGTGCCGTTTGAGATTTGTAAACTTTGAACATACAAAGGTTTGTCTTTTGGTAAAATACAAAACGTGGGTTTAAATACCAGAGCAACCAATTCTGACAAGGATTATCAGAATAGGGGACTTGAAAACTTAAGAGGTACCAGTGTGGTCAAATCCACTTCACTATCCTGTATATTGAACAGTAAGCTCTGGGGAGTCAGTCAATTACTATATGGCCCAACTTGATAGGTTTTTAAGGAGTTTGGAACAGGTTTCCCTACACCTGATTAACTTTCCCTATAGCCACACAGCAGTTGAGGGGAACTAATGTttaaagtgccacaggggccTAATTTGGATTCAGAATATGATGCAGGGGAGAGGGGCTTCTGCCCCTCCACGTGCTGATCTCCCTAGGACACAAGGGGCATTATTTGCCCATTTTGGATAGCTTTTTGACGGTCTAATATCTGGCCCAATTGCATACACCTCTCTTTCTTCCACACAGTATACTGCATATGCAGCTTGAAACTGGGGCAAGTAATCTTCAACACCACTATTTCAGCTTGTGAAAATAGCATGGAGGAAAGGCACAAGCCCTTTTCCTTCAGTGCCATGGCCCTGATATGAACTGAGCTCCTATGGTACTTAAAAAAAttagttccctgcagctgctgcatggctgcaggaaaaacAAACCAGGTCTGGTTTCATGTCTACTTTGGCCCACAGTCAGAGGAGTTTTGGGGGAATAGTTTGTGTGTCACCATTATCTGCCAAAAGAGAGTGGTAAATCAGGCCAAACTAAAGGATCTATGAAAAGAAAAAGGTTGTTTGAGAAGCAAAATGTCTAAGTAGGGCATTTGTAAGTAATCATACAAGGTATTAGCTATACAGCAAAAACTCAGTAGATCTACCCATCCAGGTACATCTTAGCAACACAAGCAGTGCATATTGAAAGGTAAGGGTAATATTTACACCCAAGGTAAATGTGAATTACATGAGATCCAAACCTTTCAAATGAAATTCTAGAAAAACAAGGAAATTAGAAGTGCTGTTTGTTCTGCATGATTTGTGGGAAGAGGTTTAGGATACCTGCAGATAAACTTCCAGTTGCTCATCAAAAAAAATACTTGAGAGGCATACAAAGGGGGAAAACAACATAAAACCTTCATTTTAGTTTAGAAACAGAGTGTTCTGTTACTGCTACTTTATGTAATGACTGGACTCCCAAGAACCAAAACATTCTGAAAGATTCCCAATAAAGATGGCTAAAAGCAAGAGAGATCCTGAGAGAGGTTGGAATGGATAGTGTTCATATCACTGTACTGGCCCTAAATGCTGGAAGAAAGTATATCATCATGAACCAAGGCAGAAAAGCCAAGTTGCAGTTTAAAACTGTCCAAAACACCTGTAAGGGGTCTCTTTCTCCATGAACTGTCTAGGGAGTGGGAATGCGCATATGCCTTTATCCTTCATCGTCATATGGTTTGAAAGGTGGCCCGCTACAGACTCAGCTGACCTAGCACTACTCAACTATGTCATGGTAACTTAAAGGCTGGGCTACTGTAAAACACTCTGAATGGGGCTGCTACTGAAGACAATTCAGAAGCTTCAGCTAGTACAAAACTTGTATTCCAGTTATCTACCTCTCTCTCAATCATATTGTTCATTTTAGAAAAGAAATCTTTAACTTTCTTAAACGAAATATGGTTTGAAGTAATATATGCAAAAACAAAATGGGACGCTGAGTGCATGGTTACCTCACATTCCTGTTCTCTTGCGGAACAAGATTCACTATCTCCTTCTGTGTCAGTTTCAGAATCTTCTTCCAAACTTATCACACAGGAATGAGCACATTGTTCTTGTGGCTGTTCCTGTACACAGTCACCACTACTAATTTCTGTGCTGTTTCCAGTACTGAGGTTACTTATGAAAGGGCAGTTAACAGAGCTCAAAGTTGTGAAAGTTCTTTGGGAACAATGCTCAGGACTGTCACTGATCCTGATACCTAACCAAGGACACTCTGACTTCTTTTCTGAATAGACCTGATCTGATGCAGGAGACAAGCTGATCTGACATGTTGCATCTGTGTTGTAAATATCACTCCAAAATCCCTTTGCCAGATGCTCTGCTACCTCTCTCTCCACACTGCTGCGATTGCTAGGTGAAGTATCATTTATATTTTCTCGGTCAAACAAGTGAGACTTCAAAGTTAGACTCTCATCAGAACTTTCACTGATTGGTTTGCAATTTCCAGTTACTGTAACAATGCTGTTTTTTTCAGTGACCTTTTCAGTGCCCTCTGTATTGCTCTGCATACCACTCAGTGTCATGTCACAGTATTGATCACGTGTGTTCAAGAACACAGTGGGATAAAGCCCATCGGTGGCAGCAGAAGAATTatgaggaggaaaagaaactggCTTCTCTGCAGAACATTCAGTACTCTGGAACACAGAAGCCATCTGTTTCAAGAACTCTTCTTTCCCATCTTCTTCCATTTCTACCTGAGCATCTTCACATTTTGCATCCAGAGGCACAGCTGTATGTTCCAAAGATTTTTGAGTAGCACCACTAGTATATGATTCAATCTGATGAACAGATGCAGCAGATGTTACCTGAACTTCTTTAATACTGGAGTTGGACTCCACCGTGGGGGATTTATCACTCCCTAATGCTTTTTGGTACTTCCTGTACTTGGGGCAAAGGGAGGCAAAATCAACCCCCTGGCCGCCTCCTGATTCAGACTCAAACGTTGGATTGGTGCTATCTTGTAGAAGAGATACATCTGAATTTTTTTCGCTTTTGTATGTCTTCAACATACATTCATTTTGCAAAATTTCATTCACATcatctgtttccagatggctaTCATCAGCAACATCTATTTTATGCTCCTCTTTCTGACAGCGTGATTTACAACACTTCTTTTGCTGGTATTCGCGCCGACCTAGTTTATGGTCCAGAAACTTGAATTTGAGAAACTGAAAGCATGATTCCTCTATATCCTGTACTCCCAAGAATTCGGCACACTTGCAAACTTCCGCTATATTGTCTTTATCTAAAATAAGCTTAGAAGTATATGCAAATCGAAGCAAAGGCTCAAATCCTTTTAGTGCAACCTATTTAAGAAAGatggaagaaataaagaaaatgtaCATTAACTTTTGATCCCAAGATGGTAAAAATTAAAGATGCAAATATATAAACATGTAAATAAATCATTTCTGATCAGTAATGTGGACTATTAATGAGTTCTGGCTACAACAACCTGTAAATAACTCTTGACTTAATTCTGGATTGTTTGGTCTATGAAGTAATGTATGCAATTAATGTTTACAAAAAAGTTTGCCTGCAAGTAGAACAGAATGTTCTAGAATTCCTCCTCACTATCCCATAAATTCCTTAGAAGCACTTATGCTATATGGTTCATCAGCAACAAAAAACAAGTGACCACTGCTGAGCAGCAATCAGAAATCTTGTTTTTCACAGAATTTTATAGCAAGGCTTTCAATCTCAGCACAATTTACCCTGCAAAAGGTACACAACTTACCTTTTCACTTACAAGCAGAGATATATTTACTCTAAAATGTCACAATGGAATGCTTC
The DNA window shown above is from Eublepharis macularius isolate TG4126 chromosome 3, MPM_Emac_v1.0, whole genome shotgun sequence and carries:
- the BACH1 gene encoding transcription regulator protein BACH1; protein product: MSLSERNTVVFAYESSVHSTNVLLSLDEQRKHDLFCDITILVEDQRFRAHRSVLAACSSYFRSRIVGQLEPDLIIILPEEVALKGFEPLLRFAYTSKLILDKDNIAEVCKCAEFLGVQDIEESCFQFLKFKFLDHKLGRREYQQKKCCKSRCQKEEHKIDVADDSHLETDDVNEILQNECMLKTYKSEKNSDVSLLQDSTNPTFESESGGGQGVDFASLCPKYRKYQKALGSDKSPTVESNSSIKEVQVTSAASVHQIESYTSGATQKSLEHTAVPLDAKCEDAQVEMEEDGKEEFLKQMASVFQSTECSAEKPVSFPPHNSSAATDGLYPTVFLNTRDQYCDMTLSGMQSNTEGTEKVTEKNSIVTVTGNCKPISESSDESLTLKSHLFDRENINDTSPSNRSSVEREVAEHLAKGFWSDIYNTDATCQISLSPASDQVYSEKKSECPWLGIRISDSPEHCSQRTFTTLSSVNCPFISNLSTGNSTEISSGDCVQEQPQEQCAHSCVISLEEDSETDTEGDSESCSAREQECEVKLPFDAQKIISLSRNDFQSCLKMHKLTPEQLDCIHDIRRRSKNRIAAQRCRKRKLDCIQNLESEIEKLQSEKESLLKEKDHILSTLSETKQNLTGLCQQVCKEAALSHEQIQILAKYSTSDCPLSFLIPEKEQPAPSDVMSAVPLCIELSKDLRVELPAGQSSSYRHVKSSCDAGYTKAQELCPVPIRISEKTVCLEQRVQSSGGITDFCQQMTDKCTTE